The Bacteroidota bacterium DNA segment ACACTGTGCTATCTATCCTAATGCAGGCTTTCAGTGAAGCTTGTTGAACTGTTCAGCATCGGGTAAGAAAAAGAGCGGGGACTATCATGTTGTAATGGCTTTTAGCCAATGCGGTTTTACGGTCTTATTCCGCTCTTTGTTCTTTCTGAATCCGTTCTTATATCTGTAACTAAATTTATTGAATTGTAAACATAGGATTGGGTTTGCTGCTATGGTGGCTGACAAATACAGCCTCATCTTTTTGTTCTTTATCAGCAGCGATTCGGCTGACCGAATTCTATTGAGCTTTTGTTCTTAACTTAATCATCAGTAATTTTAGAGACGCTCAAATGAACAAAATAAAAATATCGACAGCTCAGTTTGAAAACAGAAGTGGTGACAAACCCTATAACCTCTCTGTTATTGAAAGACTTTCTCAAAAAGCATCAAGCGAGGGTTCAAACATAATTGCTTTTCATGAATGTTCTATTACTGGTTATACTTTTGCCAGGAATCTTTCAAAAGAACAAATGCTTGATCTGGCAGAATTTATTCCTCATGGAGAAAGTGTTTTAAAGTTAATAGGAATAGCAGGAAAATATAATATTGCAATATTAGCAGGGCTTTTTGAAAAAGACGAAAATGATAATTTATTCAAAGCCTACGTTTGCGTAGATAAAAATGGATTAGTTGCAAAATATAGAAAACTACATCCTTTCATAAATCCATACCTGACACCAGGAAATAATTATTGTGTTTTTGAACTTGATGGATGGAAATGTGGAATTTTAATTTGTTATGACAACAACATTATTGAAAATGTAAGAGCAACAACTCTGTTGGGAGCGGATATTATTTTTATGCCTCACGTAACGATGTGCACGCCTTCAACCCGACCCGGGGCAGGTTTTGTAAATCCTAAACTTTGGACAAATCGTGAAGCTGATCCTACTTCATTACGATTGGAATTTGACGGCATGAAAGGACGAGATTGGTTGATGAAGTGGCTACCCTCAAGAGCCTACGACAATGCCGTTTATGTTATTTTTTCAAATCCAATAGGGATGGATGATGATCAATTAAAAAATGGTTGCTCTATGATCATTGATCCTTTTGGAGACATACTTGCAGAGTGCCGGACATTTGACGACAGTTTTGTAACAGCAACAATTACTCCTGAAAAACTTATTCAAGCTGGTGGACATAGATATATAAAAGCAAGACGACCTGAGTTGTATAGTGACATTATTGGGAAAGCTCATGAATCAGAGCAGAAAGTGGTATGGCTTCATACAGACGAAAAGAAATAAAAACTGCCACCAATATGGGTTTCTGCTATGCTTGCTTCAGAACATAACATCAACTGCATTAACTTTACTCAGCTTCGGTTCGGGCTGACGAATCACGGAATATCAGCACAGTGGAAAGCCCTGAACGTTAGCTGCTATATTATTGACACTTCACAAAATCATATTACCTCTTTTGCTGACTGCCCAAACAGTTTATTGCTGGACTACTTTTTATAAAGCACAGTTCTTACAGTATGACGACAACTACGGGCTTCTTATTCACAGTTTTGTTATTGCATTAGCAACATTAATAATTTTGACAGTCATATGGTTTCGTAAGCGACAATTCATTAAGGACAACAAAGTGCTAACCATCATCTGGACAATAATTGGGTCACCTCTTACATTTATAGTTGCGGCATTCTTTTATGACAAAATTTTCGGGACAACACTTGCATTTTGACAGATACTATGGAAAAAAAACGCAAGACATCATATTTAATAATCAGAATACTGCTAACTCCAACTGTAGTTTCATTATTTATTTTCGGCGTATTGTGTTTGGCTTCTTATCTGGTGACAAAAGAGGGACAACATAATTTTACTGTTGGATTTCCCTATAAATTCTATGAGCAGTTCAGAGTTAGCGGAAGCCACACAAATAATTGGGGCTGGCTTCCTATGAACTTTACTACTGACGTACTACTTATTTGGACACTTTCTGTTGCTGGATATCTTTATTGGTTAAAGAATTTTTACAAACCAAAAGACAAATAGAAGTACAGCAGGTAACAAGGGATTTTGTGCTATGTTGGCTGCAGAAAGCCCGACCGTTATAGGCTACCTGACGAACATTGCGTAACTTACAAGTATTACTGATGACAAAATGAAATTTTCAGCAATAATATTATTCCTAAACTTATTTTTTTCTTGTACGCAAAAGCGGGAAGAAATTCAGGGGAATGAACAGGCACCACTTGACAAACTGAAAGCGGGAAATGAAAAGTTTGTAACTGGCCATCCAATACATCCTCATGAAACATTAGATAGGATCAGGGAGTTAAAAAAAGGGCAAACCCCTTTTGTCGTTATTGTTAGTTGCTCTGATTCACGGGTACCGCCGGAATTAGTATTTGACCAGGGATTTGGTGATGTTTTTTCAATACGAACAGCAGGGAACATAATTGGAGACTATGAATTAGGTAGTATTGAGTATGCAATTGAGCATCTTCATTGCAAATTAATAGTTGTATTGGGTCATGAAAACTGTGGCGCTATCCAGGCATATGCATCGTCTGGAAACGAAGAGCATAACGGTGACCATATTCAAAATTTAGTAAACTATATAGCTTCCGAAGAAGAGGAAAAAAATGTTCCGGATAGCCTAAGATCGAATATTGACATTTTAGTTAAAGCCAATATTGCACATGGGGTTAATTTTTTAAGATCGTCTACTCCTGTTTTAAAACCCCTTGTTGACAAGAACGAGATAACAATTATCGGAGCATATTACGACCTTGATAGTGGAAAGGTTTTATTTGAGAAATGAAAAAAGGATACCAATTTCTCATCGATCCAACGCGAAGACATCAACTAATGAAATTATTAAAAAATAAATGGGCTAAAATACTTTTGGTTAGTGCATGCTTTGCAGCATCTATTATTGGATTTATGATAAAACTACCATCAAGCTTTAGGCAGTTTGACAAAGAATTACATTCCTTATTTTATTTTTTGGCAGCAGCATTTTTAAATATATTATTTACGACCAAAAAAATCGCTGGACACATATTCATATTTGGTAGCCTATACTTGTTTGGGATAGCCATTGAGTATGCACAAGCGTATTCCAATAAGTTATCCCATGTAAGAATGCACGGTCGTTATGACCCAGAGGATGTTCAATCTAATCTGAAAGGTTTAATTGCATTTTCAATTCTCTGGATAGTATGTGTAGCTTTTCTATTTGTTTATAATAAAGTAACATCTAAAGAAGTCGTAAATAAAGGAGAATAGTCATACTCAAGAAAGGGCATCTGTTAACATTGCATTGTTTTGGAATATAACCTCAGCATTATATCTTTACTCAGCAACAGTTCGGGCTGAAGAAACACAGAATATCAGCACAACAGAAAGCCCTGGACGTTAGCTGCAATGTGTTAGGCATAATTTTGCACCAAATTGAACTTTGTGTTGACCTCTCCGGAACAAATAGAATTTCAAAAGATAAGCAGAATCGCAGCGATCTATAATATGATCCCAAATCTGTTCTGGACAGCTTTGTTTCTAATACCAATAACAATATTCTGCTATACTTTCATGACCCCAAAAACTACATACATTCTGTTAGGACTTAGCCTTATTCCAATCTTTCTTCCAAATTCGTTCTTTGACAGGATTCAACTTAGTAGAAGCTCTCATTTTTACAAAAAAATTGGTGTCAGGTATATAAATATTTTCGCCCAAAACGGAAGTATCCTCAATAAATTCTTAAAAAAGAAGTATCCCAATTTTAAAGTGGTTTCCAAGTCAAAGAACTCTATCAAGAAGCAATACTATCAGACTTATTTCTTTGAGAAGTTCCATTTTTCACTGTTCGTATTTTTTACAATTATGACAATATATGCAGGAATCCAGGGTCATTTCTATTGGGTATTAACTTTGATCATATCCAACCTGCTTTATAATGTATATCCAAACCTTTTACAACAATACGTTCGAGTGAAGTTAAAATCTGCCGTGACAGACAATAAGCTTTCGTGAATTTAATATCGGCAAACCAAAATCTGCACTTTTCATTTTTATTTTTATCCTAACTTTCCCCAATGGATAATTATGCAATAGCAGACAAGTTCTCCCTCCTTTCCAAACTGATGGATATTCACGGGGATAATTCTTTTAAGGCCAGGATATATGGCGCCGCCGCATTTAATATTGAAAAACTACCGATGCAACTGGCGGATACGCCCCGTGAAAAAATTTCAGCGATAAAAGGAATTGGAGATAGTACAGCAAAAAAAATTGCTGAAATGCTCGAAACAGGAGAATTGAGTGTGTTGAACGAAATGATCTTGAAAACTCCGCCGGGTGTTATTGAAATGCTGAACATAAAAGGAATTGGTCCAAAAAAAATTCAAACCATCTGGAAAGAGATGGGCATTGAATCGATCGGTGAATTGTTGTATGCATGCAATGAAAATCGTTTAACATTATACAAAGGTTTTGGCGGTAAGACACAACAGAACGTACAGGAAGCAATTGAATTTTATCAAAGCCAGCAGGGACATTTCTTATATGCTGAGGCGGAAGTATTATTTCCCCAGATAAATGGATACCTGCAAAAATTATTTTCTCCCGAAACTGTTCATGTAACCGGGGCATATAGAAGACAGTCCCTGACAATTGAAGAAATGGATTTTGTAGTCCTTCATAATAATGATGAGATCAAACCAAAATTTCAGTCAGCACAACCACCGGAACTACTGGAAGAGAAAGAAGATATCATTTTATACAAACTAAAGAATGGATTAAAGCTGCGCCTGCATACCGGT contains these protein-coding regions:
- a CDS encoding nitrilase, translated to MNKIKISTAQFENRSGDKPYNLSVIERLSQKASSEGSNIIAFHECSITGYTFARNLSKEQMLDLAEFIPHGESVLKLIGIAGKYNIAILAGLFEKDENDNLFKAYVCVDKNGLVAKYRKLHPFINPYLTPGNNYCVFELDGWKCGILICYDNNIIENVRATTLLGADIIFMPHVTMCTPSTRPGAGFVNPKLWTNREADPTSLRLEFDGMKGRDWLMKWLPSRAYDNAVYVIFSNPIGMDDDQLKNGCSMIIDPFGDILAECRTFDDSFVTATITPEKLIQAGGHRYIKARRPELYSDIIGKAHESEQKVVWLHTDEKK
- a CDS encoding carbonic anhydrase, with protein sequence MKFSAIILFLNLFFSCTQKREEIQGNEQAPLDKLKAGNEKFVTGHPIHPHETLDRIRELKKGQTPFVVIVSCSDSRVPPELVFDQGFGDVFSIRTAGNIIGDYELGSIEYAIEHLHCKLIVVLGHENCGAIQAYASSGNEEHNGDHIQNLVNYIASEEEEKNVPDSLRSNIDILVKANIAHGVNFLRSSTPVLKPLVDKNEITIIGAYYDLDSGKVLFEK